In Flavobacteriales bacterium, the DNA window AAATCCAGTAAGAGTTCCGCTCTCATCTTATCAATGATCTTTGCAATTCATCGAAGCAACGCTGTGCCTTGTCTCAATTGCGAGGGCAAAAGTAGAAATCTTTTTAATTAAACGTATGCCTTTTGTTAAGTTTTTTTGAAGATTTTTTGCTATGCGTTGATATATAGTGAGTTTTTAATTGAGATTTAGTTAAAAGGACCGTACAATTACTAAAAACAGTACTGCTACATTACAAAATACAGTTCAACTATATTGAAATAACAAACCTCTACAACTCCTACTTCCCTCTTCTTTCTTTCAAATTCCTCTTTTTCTTAGGATATTTTTTTCCCTTAGGGCTTTTATCTCCTTTTTTAGTAGTTCCTTCTTTCTTGTTTCCTTTTTCGGTCATCATAGTTGTAGAAACTCCTCCCATTGCTGATTCTGTAACTTGCTTAACCATTCCAAAACCTTCTGCATACCATTGTGTAACCGTACTACTCAAATCTATATTCGAAATAAACGCTGGTAAATCTCCTTTAGTGGAAGGCTTCTTTTGCATGGTCGCATTGTTTCTACTCACAACCTTATAACAGTCTAACTCACCCATTGGGGTTTTTATTCTTTCTTTACTTTTAACAACTCGATCAACTAATTCATAATTGAACTCTACACTAAACCCATCGAAAACTTCTCCTTCAATTGCAAATTGTGATTTTGGCAATTTATCTAATACAGTTAGAGGTGTTGGAATTTGCAATCCCTTACCTTTTGGAATGAATTTAGCTTTTCTGAGCCCACTCTTAATTGACGAAACTAAAGAACTCATATCCATCACAGCATAAATTCCATCACAAGTGATACTTGTTTTAAATTGATCAATAACAGTCCCTATCTGATCTCGAACCATTACACTGACATACACTCTTTGATTTCCTAATGAATCATTCACTATAGCTGACACCGTGTTTTCCGAAATAGTAAGCTGCCCACCTACTTCGGAAGTATAGTTCCAATAGTCTCCAACTTTAAAATTAAAAAGACTTCCACAGGCTTTCGTTACCGGGTCGTTAATACATTCTTCCATGGGGACAAGTTCATAATACAAACTTCCAGCCTCCATAACAGAATCTCCTGTATAAGTAAGATAAATAGTAATAGGTACAACGGTATCGCATTCCCCAGATATTACCACAGGCAGGTTCCAGTAATCCACTCTTTCCTCCAAGTACTCTATACTATGTTGTACGTGTTCACTATTCTCCATGGGATAAATGGAAAGCACATATCCTTCAGGAATATCCATATAAAACTCTTTAGTCGTATAAGAGTTCAACATTCCAATGTCCTTATAATTCAACTCTGGCAATAAAGAAAAACTCATATCCATATCAAAGTACCCAACGGTAGGAATCACTTGATCTTGATTATCAACTATTTCATTATTCCTAAGTTTTACCATAAACTCATGAATCAATCGATCTACGTGCTTTTCGTGAAAAATCTGATGCATTTTTGACACATACTGTACAGAATCTTCTGCCTCTATTCGCAAAAGAGTATTGATTAAATCATCAAATTTTGTAACACCTAATTGCTCTTCTATGTATTTCATAAGAGAAAAGGAGGCATAAGCTATAAAAGGTCGTTTCCCAAGATCCAATTGAAATCTATATTCCATTTCTGTACCTCGAACAATTTTTGATGTGAGATATTCTGTAAACCCTTCATTCCACCATTTATCCATTACTGAATAATTGCCTTCAAAGTCAAAATAGTCTCTATTGAAACAATGACAAATTTCGTGAGTAAAGATAAACTGTTTCTTCCTCCAAGAAAAAGGTCTAAGTTTTGAGGCCTCTACCATTATATAACATAAAGAATCTGAAGAAAAGTCATTAGTTACTGCAATTTCTTCTCCATCTATATAAGGATCATCATCTCTTAATGTAATAATCATGTTTTTTTGTACCCCACCCTTTCCTTGTAACCAAGTGCGTGTCTCGGTAACAGACTCCATGGCTTTATTTATCAATGACTGTTTACCTGGGTTTGGATTTTTCCCCCAACTTTTGGGAGTAACAATTATATCCTTGCCATTTTCATGAGGATGCGCCCAACAACCTCTACCTCCTCTTCCGTCCTCTGCTTGGAAATATATCCGTAACATCGTCATTGCCCCTTCAGTGTTTTCATCAATCCCTGCTTCTCTACAGGAAATAGCTTGAGAATGTACACTTACAGCTTCAAATAAAAACAAGACAGTCAGCAAAAGAAACTTATTAACCTTCATAAAGTGTTATCTATTGATTATCAAATACTAATATAATATATTAAAACTAAAAAACCTCAGCTATTTATTTAAAAATACAACTGAGGCTTATAATTTATAAGTAGAAATAAGTTTTCTACAAAGCGTCTACTTCTTTCTCGAAAGATTCTAAACTTGTAGTTAAAGAAGTGTGAAGTGCTCTATAATGTTCCTTCTTATTTTCAGCGTTTTTGTTAATTTCCTTAATAAGATCAAAGTAAGCATTGGCCAATCGATCTACCAAGTCTCTACTTTTATCATTATTTTCTTGACTTGTAGCAATTTCCCATATAAACACCTCTTCGATAAGGTCTGCAAAGGCATATTTTGCCGTCTTCTTAAAGTCACGAATACTTGACATAATCTTTAGATTTATAGTTTTATGATGCAAATATATACTATAATGATAAATAAACATCCTCTTAAACATAATCCTAAGGCAATAATCACAAGTCCGATTTATCACATATTTTAAAGCTCTCCAACGAGAATTAAGACAAAAATCCTAATGCTTTTTGTACCTTTGAATTTAATTATAATACAAAACCAACCAACGATGGGATATAAAGCTGGGGAATTGCTTTCTAAAATAAATTCACCTAAGGATCTTAAAAAACTTACTATTGATCAATTACCACAAGTTTGTCAAGAACTTAGAGAATTTATCGTTGATATTGTTTCCGAAAAGGGTGGACATTTTGGAGCAAGTCTTGGTGTGGTAGAACTTACCGTAGCCATTCATTATGTTTTTGATACACCAGAAGACCAACTTGTTTGGGATGTAGGACATCAAGCTTATGGACATAAGATACTCACAGGACGAAGAGATGTATTTCATACCAACCGTGTTTACAAAGGTATCTCTGGATTTCCAAAAAGAAGTGAGTCTGAATATGACACTTTCGGCGTAGGTCACTCTTCTACTTCCATTGGTGGAGCATTAGGAATGGCAGTTGCTTCCGCTCTAAAAAATCAAGATAAACAACATATTGCAGTTATTGGAGATGGAGCGATGACTGCTGGACAAGCTTTTGAAGCTTTGAATCATGCAGGATTCACCAATAGTAATCTTCTTGTGGTTTTGAATGATAATGATATGAGTATCGACCCAAATGTTGGAGCTCTGAATCGTTATTTAACAGATATTACTACTTCTTCTACCTACAATACCCTAAAAGATGATGTTTGGCATTTACTTGGAAAACTTAGTAAACTAGGTCCAAACACGCAAAAAATTGCTCAAACAATGGAGCACTCTGTAAAAAGCTTAGTTCTTGAACAAAGTAATTTATTTGAATCGCTCAATTTTAGATATTTCGGACCCACCGATGGGCATAATGTAAAACGCCTCGTAAGAAGATTAAAAGATCTTAAAGACATTTCAGGGCCGAAAATCCTTCATATCCGAACAGAAAAAGGTCATGGATACAAGCCAGCCATGGATGGAAACACAACTACTTGGCATGCTCCAGGGGTTTTTGATAAAAAAACAGGAGAGATTGTTAAAAGTAATTCAACTACTCCAAAACCTCCAAAATATCAAGATGTTTTTGGACATACAATCATTGAACTGGCTAAAGAAAATGAAAAAATAGTAGGAATTACCCCCGCTATGCCTACAGGTTGTTCTTTAAAATTCATGATGGATGAAATGCCCGAAAGAGCATTTGATGTGGGAATAGCAGAACAACATGCCGTTACATTTTCGGCAGGAATGGCTACTCAAGGGCTCGTTCCTTTTTGTAATATTTATTCATCATTTATGCAAAGAGCATTTGATCAAGTGGTGCATGATGTTGCCTTACAAAAACTCAATGTCGTTCTTTGCTTAGACCGTGCAGGACTTGTGGGTGCCGATGGCCCTACCCATCATGGAGCTTATGACATTGCTTTCTTTAGGTGTATTCCACATATGATCATTTCTGCCCCTATGAACGAGGAAGAATTGAGAAACCTGATGTACACCGCTCAACTACCAGACCAAGGAACATTTGTAATCCGCTACCCTAGAGGTACAGGAGTTATGGTGGACTGGAAAACTCCTATGAAAGAAATTCCTATCGGAAAATCTCGTGAGCTAAGAAAAGGAGATGAAATTTTAATTCTCTCTCTCGGACACGTTGGGAATATGGTTGCTGAAGTTTGCAATGAAATGGCAGAAGAAAATATCGAACTCGGGCATATAGACCTCCGATTCGTAAAACCACTGGATACAGAACTTCTTCACAAGGCTTTTAAAGAGTATAAAAAAGTAATCACCATTGAAGATGGAACTATAATGGGAGGAATGGGATCTGCAATTCTTGAATTTATGGCAGAAAACGATTGCTTACTTCCGCTAAAAAGATTAGGGATTCCTGATGAATTCATTGAGCACGGAACACAAACAGAACTTTATGCAGAATGTAATTATGATGCTCCTGCACTAAAAAAAGCCGTACTAAGTATGATGGGAAAAGCTGAAATGGCTTAGTTCCTAAAAAATATTGATTATAAAAAAATAGCATCATCGGCTTCGATGATGCTATTTTTTTTATGCGAATATGAATTCGATCGAAAAATTAAGCCAACTTTTTACCTAAATACACCAATTGAGAACTTTTGTCCAAATACTCCTCTAGGTTCTCATCAACAGAACTGATAATGTGAATCGCGTCATTTTTTGTTTTAATAAAAAGAGGAATTTGGCTGTCATTACTATTCATCTGTGCCAATAAGTTTTGATATCCTTCTGCATTTTCGATAGCTACTTCATGGATGTGTGGATAGTTATCCGCAATATTTGCTAAATTATTATAATCGTCAGTTCGGGTAAAAAAGGTTTGATTATCTCTAGATTCTGAGATGAGTTCTTGTTTTGACGCTAAACGAAACGAACCGTTTTCACCAAAATGCTTGGCATATTTGTCCAATGCATACTTATTAATCTCTGCATTTCCTGTTAATGCAAGTAAATATCCAATATCATTGAACTCTATATTATCTGCCAATTCATCAGAATAGATATTCTGGGTATAGGATTCAATCCCCGATTTATAGGCTAGATTGATATTATTCTGATTATTATCCACCAAAACCACATGTCTTCCATTGTCCATCAAATATTGAGCAATTACTCTTGATACTTTAGAAGCTCCGATGATCAGAATTCCATCACTTTTATTAAGAAATACACCTAAGAGTTTTGCTACTAATCTCGCCGTGGTAGCATTAAGCAAAACAGTTCCCAAAACCACCATGAAAACTAAAGGAGTAATATATTCTGCTCCCTGTACTCCTTGCGCCATCAACTTGCTCCCAAATAAAGAAGCAATTCCCGCCGCTACAATTCCTCTGGGTCCTACCCAACTGATAAACAACTTTTCTTTTGTCTTCAGTTTTGAAGACATAGAGCTTGCAAAAACAGCCAAGGGTCTAATGACAAAAGCAACCAAAAGAAAAAGAACCAAAGTTTCCCAACGGAATAATAATACGAGATCACTATAATTAATATTGGCAGACAAAAGAATAAACAGAATTGAAATAAGCAAAACACTCAGGGATTCTTTAAAATAAAGAAGCTCCTTAATACTATCAAGCTTACTATTCCCTATCACCATTCCCATAACAACAACGGCAAGAAGACCTGATTCATGTGCAAAAATCTCCGATTCTACAAAAACCAATAACACTACAGAGAGTGAAACAACATTGAGCAAATAATGGGGAATAAATTTTTTGTTAATTGCATAAACTAGTGCATGAGCAAAGGTAAAACCAAAAGTGGTTCCGAAAAGGACAATTTTCCCAAACTCAATAAGTGCAGTTTTTGTAAAACCTATTTCTCCACCCACCGAAATAAATTCAAAAACCAATACGGCAACAAGCGCTCCAATGGGATCAATCAAAATCCCTTCCCACTTGAGAACAGTAGAAATATCTCTTCGAAGAGGAATATTTCGTAAAATGGGAGTAATCACAGTAGGTCCAGTAACAATGATCAGTCCAGAGAAAAGAAAACTAATATCCCAGTTGAGTCCAAAAAGATAATGCGAAACAACAGCTGCACCAAAAAACGTAATGGAAGAACCTACAGTTATTAGCTTTGATATTACAGGTCCCACATTGCTTATTTCACTTCTTTTGAGCGTAAGTCCTCCTTCAAAAAGAATAATACTAATAGCTAAGGATACAAAATAATAGAGACTTTCACCTGGAAACAGACCTTTTTCCCCATTCCAGATGGGCTCAATCCATTTTGAACCATCTTCATTGATAAACTCTGCAGCAATTGGCCCCACCAAAAGACCTATAAGAATAAGTGGTAAAATAGCGGGTATCTCAAATTTCCACGCTACCCATTGAGCCAAAATACCCAATATTATTATTCCTGCTAATTCTACCATAATTTCATTTTCTTTTAGTTGAATCCTAAAATACTCATTTTTTTTAAAGATTTATCAAAAATAATCTCCTGAAACATGATAGTAGAGAGAAAACGGGATTAAACAAGGGAAATAGGGTGTGATAAATATTTTATCAAAAAACGCCCGAAAAACAATAAGCCCCCCTTCGATTAGCTTGTCCCGATTTTTCGGGAGGGGAAGAGGGATGTTTCTCAATGAAAATCCACAATGATAGACGTTAATTACTTAATATGATGTGCAGAAAATTTGTTATTCTACTTCGATTCGAGGTGGAACATCCCCCTACCCCCTTCAAAGGGGGATTTTCACTAGAAAAATATCTCTTAATAAATTAAACTGAAAATATTTCAAATCAAACATGTCCAAAATATTACAATACCTATTGGGAAATGATTTCATTTAATCTTCTTCCAAATATAAATCTACCAAACCAGAAGGTGTGTTTACAAAAATTATTTTATTTTTCTTATCTACTTTTTGATAAATACCATCCACTAAAGGTATGAGAATCTCCTTTTCATCTTTTTTCACATACAAGATATCTTGAGCGGTATCTTGTCTAACAAAAGCCACTTTTCCAATATTTCCAAGATTTTCATCTTGTACTTCATAATTCTCAATTTCATGGTAATAAAATTCCTCATCAGCTAAATCTGGCAATAAATCTAGGGGTAGAAAAATTTCACTTCTCAATACTTTATACAAGTCTTCTTCATGATCAAAGCCTTCAATATGCATCAAAAAAGTATCATTTTTTAAAAATTGACATTTTGTGAGTGGCAAAGGAACCAATTCTCCTTTAAAATCAAAAAGTGCAACATCAATTCCTTCATATCTATGAATATCATCGGCATCGAAACGAACAATAAAATCCCCTTTATATCCGTGTTTCCTTAGTACTTTTCCGAGAGAAAAACAATCTTGGTGTTGTAACATCGTGTTTTATGTTTAGAATCCGTTTTCAAAAAATCTATAAAAAAACTCCAAGCCTTTCGGTCTTGGAGTTTTTATTTCTCAAATTTAGAATCTTGTTCCTATTGGTGAATCAATATCCACAATAGTTAAGTCCTATTCTTCTGCTGGAGTTTCTTCTCCTTCAGCAGCTGCTTCTTCTTCAGCTGGAGCTTCTTCCTCAGCTGGAGCATTTTTTGCAGCAATAGCTTCCGCTTTCTTAGCGTTCACTTCTTTTTCTTTTTCAAGTTTTGCAGCAGCAGCAGCTTCTTCAGCTTTCGCTAATCCGTCTTTTTTGCTGTCAATAGCCTGACCTTTTTCTTCCAACCAAGCTTGAAGTTTTTTCTCTGCTTGCTCTTCTGTTAAAGCTCCTTTTCTTACTCCTTCTAAAAGGTGTTTCTTCAATAGAACTCCTTTGTAAGAAAGAATGGCTCTTACCGTATTTGTAGGCTGAGCACCTGTCATCATCCATTCAACAGCTTTATCGAAGTTAAGTTCAATAATTGCTGGGTTTTCAATTGGATTATAGGTTCCGATTTTTTCGATAAAACGTCCATCACGCTTTGATCTTGCATCTGCTACTACGATATGGTAAAAAGGTCTCGCCTTTCTTCCGTGTCTTTGCAATCTAATTTTTGTTGCCATAGAAAATCTTTTTGAGGTACACGACCTCGATTGATTAATAGTTTAAGGATGCAAATTTAGGATATTTTTTTCGATTTGGATAATACTTTTCCTAGTATTTATATGAATCAAAATTCAAAGAGCAATATCTACATAATCACAACCTTAAAAATTAAAAGATCTTTAGTGGATATATCAATCACAAGGACTAATATCAAAATTTGAAAACTTATACCATTTATGGTGTTAATTTACTCATAGGTATAATGCCGATACTTGCTAAAAGCCAGTTATGAACGCAGTGAAATAAGTGGGTGATTTTAGCAAGTAATCGGTATTACTCACCTTTAGCAGGAAGTAAATCCAAAAACCAATAATCAATAGTTTCTCCATCCATAGCATTGGGTTTAGGATAGCTTCGTTTTATTTTTTCACCAATTTCAAATGCAACTGGCTTTGAAAATATGGGGCCATCATAACAAAATGTATGAAATTCTCCATTTTCGCCACAAGGATCCACATTTTCAAGCAATTCATTAATGAAATTTTGATCAATCTCTCTACCTAAGAAAGAAGGATCTAATTGTTCTCCATTTAAACTAACAAGAATTGTTCTAAAACCTAGGGCAAGAAACTCTTCCAATAATTCCTTAGTATTTTTCTTCCAAAGCGGAAAATAACATTGAATTCCTTCTAATTGTTCTTCTCGATAAGTTCTTAAATCTTCCAAAAAGATATCTCCAAAACCACAGGCCTTATATCCTTCTTTCTTTAATTTATCTACCACACTGGTCATCATTTTTTGATACTCTTCCATAGTAGGATTTTGTGGTAAATCTATCGTTGTATGTGGCAAACCAATAGCTTTCACCTGCGACTCAAGCAAACTACGCCTTAGTCCATGCATAGATACTCGATCATAATGAGTATTTACAGATGTAAGTAATCGATCTATATGAAGATTCTCATCTTGCAGTAAATAATATAAAGCCAGAGCCGAGTCCTTTCCCGAACTCCAATTGAAATAAGTTTTCTTCATAGTTTTCACAATTCACTTTTCTCCTTCAATAATCTACTAAGAACATTTTACTGCTCTTTTTTTCTATAATACTTCAGCGTAGATAAGACTTAACAAGGTATCAAAAAATATCTTTCTTACGTATATAGATTCTGATAATAAATATGAATATAAGGTAAAAACAAAAACATTACACAATGGTTTTTTGTCATATTTCAATAGAAAAAGAAGATATATAGAAAGGATTCGAAAAAATGTGATAATTTAGATTTTTATTTAGCAAAAGAAGAACCTATGAATAACTTACTAAAAGGTAAAAAAGGAATTATTTTCGGAGCATTAAACAGCAGTTCAATTGCCTGGAAAGTAGCAGAAGTGTGTCATGAGCAAGGTGCTGAGTTTGTCTTAACAAATGCCCCAATTGCTATGAGAATGGGAGAAATTAACGAATTGGCTTCTAAAACAAATTCGGAGGTTATTCCTGCCGATGCAACTTCTATGGAAGATCTTGAAAACCTTTTTACAAAGGCTCAAGAAATTTTGGGTGGAAAAATAGACTTCGTCCTTCACTCTATTGGAATGTCTATCAATGTTCGTAAAAAACGTGCTTATACGGATCTTAATTATGATTTCTTCCAAAAAGGAAATGATGTGTCTGCATTGTCTTTCCACAGAGTATTACAAACAGCTTATAAACTGGATGCAATTAACGAATGGGGATCAGTACTCGGTTTGAGCTATATCGCAGCTCAACGTTCTTTCCCAGACTATTCTGATATGGCAGACAATAAAGCAATGCTTGAGTCTATCGCAAGAAGTTTTGGATACCACTACGGGAAATCTAAAAACGTGAGAATAAATACCATTTCTCAATCTCCAACTATGACTACAGCAGGTAGTGGAGTAAAAGGTTTTGATGGTTTTATCAATTTTGCCGATAAAATGTCTCCTCTAGGAAATGCCGATGCCTTGGAATGTGCAAACTATTGTGCAATGATGTTCTCAGACTTAACTAAAAAAGTTACCATGCAGAACCTCTACCACGATGGTGGATTCTCTAGCACAGGAGTAAGCCAAGAAATTGTAGATACTTTTAATTCTTAAAAGTAAATATTTCTAAAAACAATATAAACCCGAAGTAATCTATTTTCTTCGGGTTTTCTTTTATACTAAAAAATGATATGAAATTTAGACTCCACTTTCCTTCCCTTTTGATTTTCCTCGGAATTCTAATCATTGAAATTCTTATCGCTATTTATATCAAGGGTGGTTTTATCAGAACCTTTGTGGGCGATGTTTTAGTAGTCGCATTGGTTTATTTTTTTGTAAGAAGTTTTATAAAGTCTACACCGTGGAAGGTGGTTTTAGGCGTATTTATTTTCGCTTGTTTAGTAGAATTTGCTCAATATTTTAATGTCGTAGAGATTTTAGGGCTTGAAAACAATGCCCTTGCCAGAACCATCATAGGAACTACTTTTGACTGGGGAGATATTGGTGCTTATGCCGTTGGATGCGTGTTTCTTTTGGGAATTCGTAAATAGAGCTTTCAATTTGATATCTTCTACAGATATCGATAATTATGAGAAATATCATTCTAAAGAAAATCCGATTAGAAAACCTTTCAAAAATCCCTCAAAAAAAGCTAATTTTGTCCAACATTTTTTAGACATTTTTCAAATATCAAAATATAGATATGGCAAAAGTAGAACTTATTATGCCCAAAATGGGTGAGAGTGTTGCCGAGGCTACCATTACAAATTGGGTAAAGTCTGTAGGTGACACCATTGAAATGGATGAAACGGTTCTTGAGATCGCAACAGATAAAGTAGATTCAGAAGTTCCTTCACCCGTGGCTGGTGTTTTAGTGGAACAACTTTTTAACGAAGAAGACGTAGTAGAAGTTGGTCAAGCCATAGCCATCATAGAAACTGAAGGTGGAGCAGAAGAAACTGCCGCTCCAGCAACTTCCAATACAGAAACTGCCGCAGCTAAGGTTGAAGAAACTGTTGCAACAGCAGTAGAGTCTGTTTCAGGAGATCAAGGAGCTATCGGAAAATCTTCACCAGGTGGAAAATTCCTTTCTCCATTAGTACGTTCTATTGCTGCTGAAGAAGGAATCAATCCATCAGAACTTGATGCAATCAAGGGTACAGGAAAAGAAGGAAGAATTACTAAAAACGATATCCTTAGCTATGTAGCAGATAAAAAAGCAGGAAAAACAACTCCTGCCCCAAAAGCTGCTCCTGCTCCAAGTAAACCTGCTCCAGCAAGCAAAACTATCCAAGCTCCATCTGTACCAGTAGGTACCAATGACGAGATTATTGAAATGGATAGAATGCGTAAGCTTATTGCAGACCACATGGTGATGTCTAAGCATGTTTCTCCTCACGTTACTTCTTTTGTTGAAGCAGACGTTACAGAACTTGTAAACTGGAGAAATAGCGTAAAAGGTGATTTCAAAAAACGTGAAAAACAAAATATTACTTTTACGCCTATCTTCATTGAAGCTGTAGTAAAAGCCATAAAAGATTTCCCAATGATTAACGTTTCTGTTGATGGAAACAAAATCATTAAGCATAACGATATCAATGTAGGAATGGCTACGGCACTTCCTTCAGGAAACTTGATTGTTCCAGTAATCAAACATGCTGATGAGAAAAGCCTATTGGGAATCACCAAAAATGTAAACGACCTTGCAAACCGTGCAAGAAATAATAAATTATCACCAGACGAAATTTCTGGAGGTACATTTACTCTTACAAACGTTGGTGGATTTGGAAATGTAATGGGAACTCCTATTATTAACCAGCCTCAAGTAGCTATTTTAGCCGTTGGA includes these proteins:
- the dxs gene encoding 1-deoxy-D-xylulose-5-phosphate synthase, which codes for MGYKAGELLSKINSPKDLKKLTIDQLPQVCQELREFIVDIVSEKGGHFGASLGVVELTVAIHYVFDTPEDQLVWDVGHQAYGHKILTGRRDVFHTNRVYKGISGFPKRSESEYDTFGVGHSSTSIGGALGMAVASALKNQDKQHIAVIGDGAMTAGQAFEALNHAGFTNSNLLVVLNDNDMSIDPNVGALNRYLTDITTSSTYNTLKDDVWHLLGKLSKLGPNTQKIAQTMEHSVKSLVLEQSNLFESLNFRYFGPTDGHNVKRLVRRLKDLKDISGPKILHIRTEKGHGYKPAMDGNTTTWHAPGVFDKKTGEIVKSNSTTPKPPKYQDVFGHTIIELAKENEKIVGITPAMPTGCSLKFMMDEMPERAFDVGIAEQHAVTFSAGMATQGLVPFCNIYSSFMQRAFDQVVHDVALQKLNVVLCLDRAGLVGADGPTHHGAYDIAFFRCIPHMIISAPMNEEELRNLMYTAQLPDQGTFVIRYPRGTGVMVDWKTPMKEIPIGKSRELRKGDEILILSLGHVGNMVAEVCNEMAEENIELGHIDLRFVKPLDTELLHKAFKEYKKVITIEDGTIMGGMGSAILEFMAENDCLLPLKRLGIPDEFIEHGTQTELYAECNYDAPALKKAVLSMMGKAEMA
- the rimM gene encoding ribosome maturation factor RimM (Essential for efficient processing of 16S rRNA) is translated as MLQHQDCFSLGKVLRKHGYKGDFIVRFDADDIHRYEGIDVALFDFKGELVPLPLTKCQFLKNDTFLMHIEGFDHEEDLYKVLRSEIFLPLDLLPDLADEEFYYHEIENYEVQDENLGNIGKVAFVRQDTAQDILYVKKDEKEILIPLVDGIYQKVDKKNKIIFVNTPSGLVDLYLEED
- a CDS encoding SDR family oxidoreductase; amino-acid sequence: MNNLLKGKKGIIFGALNSSSIAWKVAEVCHEQGAEFVLTNAPIAMRMGEINELASKTNSEVIPADATSMEDLENLFTKAQEILGGKIDFVLHSIGMSINVRKKRAYTDLNYDFFQKGNDVSALSFHRVLQTAYKLDAINEWGSVLGLSYIAAQRSFPDYSDMADNKAMLESIARSFGYHYGKSKNVRINTISQSPTMTTAGSGVKGFDGFINFADKMSPLGNADALECANYCAMMFSDLTKKVTMQNLYHDGGFSSTGVSQEIVDTFNS
- a CDS encoding 30S ribosomal protein S16, which gives rise to MATKIRLQRHGRKARPFYHIVVADARSKRDGRFIEKIGTYNPIENPAIIELNFDKAVEWMMTGAQPTNTVRAILSYKGVLLKKHLLEGVRKGALTEEQAEKKLQAWLEEKGQAIDSKKDGLAKAEEAAAAAKLEKEKEVNAKKAEAIAAKNAPAEEEAPAEEEAAAEGEETPAEE
- a CDS encoding DUF2809 domain-containing protein: MKFRLHFPSLLIFLGILIIEILIAIYIKGGFIRTFVGDVLVVALVYFFVRSFIKSTPWKVVLGVFIFACLVEFAQYFNVVEILGLENNALARTIIGTTFDWGDIGAYAVGCVFLLGIRK
- a CDS encoding 2-oxo acid dehydrogenase subunit E2 encodes the protein MAKVELIMPKMGESVAEATITNWVKSVGDTIEMDETVLEIATDKVDSEVPSPVAGVLVEQLFNEEDVVEVGQAIAIIETEGGAEETAAPATSNTETAAAKVEETVATAVESVSGDQGAIGKSSPGGKFLSPLVRSIAAEEGINPSELDAIKGTGKEGRITKNDILSYVADKKAGKTTPAPKAAPAPSKPAPASKTIQAPSVPVGTNDEIIEMDRMRKLIADHMVMSKHVSPHVTSFVEADVTELVNWRNSVKGDFKKREKQNITFTPIFIEAVVKAIKDFPMINVSVDGNKIIKHNDINVGMATALPSGNLIVPVIKHADEKSLLGITKNVNDLANRARNNKLSPDEISGGTFTLTNVGGFGNVMGTPIINQPQVAILAVGAIQKKPAVLETEHGDVIAIRHKMFLSLSYDHRVVDGSLGGSFLRRVADYLEQFDTTRTV
- a CDS encoding adenine nucleotide alpha hydrolase; translated protein: MKKTYFNWSSGKDSALALYYLLQDENLHIDRLLTSVNTHYDRVSMHGLRRSLLESQVKAIGLPHTTIDLPQNPTMEEYQKMMTSVVDKLKKEGYKACGFGDIFLEDLRTYREEQLEGIQCYFPLWKKNTKELLEEFLALGFRTILVSLNGEQLDPSFLGREIDQNFINELLENVDPCGENGEFHTFCYDGPIFSKPVAFEIGEKIKRSYPKPNAMDGETIDYWFLDLLPAKGE
- a CDS encoding cation:proton antiporter, coding for MVELAGIIILGILAQWVAWKFEIPAILPLILIGLLVGPIAAEFINEDGSKWIEPIWNGEKGLFPGESLYYFVSLAISIILFEGGLTLKRSEISNVGPVISKLITVGSSITFFGAAVVSHYLFGLNWDISFLFSGLIIVTGPTVITPILRNIPLRRDISTVLKWEGILIDPIGALVAVLVFEFISVGGEIGFTKTALIEFGKIVLFGTTFGFTFAHALVYAINKKFIPHYLLNVVSLSVVLLVFVESEIFAHESGLLAVVVMGMVIGNSKLDSIKELLYFKESLSVLLISILFILLSANINYSDLVLLFRWETLVLFLLVAFVIRPLAVFASSMSSKLKTKEKLFISWVGPRGIVAAGIASLFGSKLMAQGVQGAEYITPLVFMVVLGTVLLNATTARLVAKLLGVFLNKSDGILIIGASKVSRVIAQYLMDNGRHVVLVDNNQNNINLAYKSGIESYTQNIYSDELADNIEFNDIGYLLALTGNAEINKYALDKYAKHFGENGSFRLASKQELISESRDNQTFFTRTDDYNNLANIADNYPHIHEVAIENAEGYQNLLAQMNSNDSQIPLFIKTKNDAIHIISSVDENLEEYLDKSSQLVYLGKKLA